The proteins below come from a single Pseudomonas chlororaphis genomic window:
- a CDS encoding gluconokinase, translated as MNNPITALVIMGVAGCGKTCVSQALCQLSGATAIEGDTFHPAANIQKMSAGIPLNDDDRAGWLDSLCDELRRVDATGERPVLTCSALKRSYRERLRSALPGLGFVFLELTPEVAADRVSHRPGHFMPSTLIDSQFATLQSPVGEPLTLALDASSHSVDELAQQAYAWWLEHGLKLAS; from the coding sequence ATGAACAATCCCATCACCGCCCTGGTCATCATGGGCGTTGCCGGTTGCGGCAAAACCTGTGTCAGCCAGGCCCTGTGCCAGTTGAGCGGCGCCACCGCCATCGAAGGCGACACCTTCCACCCTGCGGCCAACATCCAGAAGATGAGCGCCGGTATTCCCCTGAACGACGACGACCGTGCCGGCTGGCTCGACAGCCTGTGCGACGAGTTGCGCCGCGTCGATGCCACCGGCGAACGCCCGGTGCTGACCTGTTCGGCCCTCAAGCGCAGTTATCGCGAACGTCTGCGCAGCGCCTTGCCGGGCTTGGGCTTCGTATTCCTCGAACTGACCCCCGAAGTGGCCGCCGACCGCGTGTCCCATCGTCCGGGCCATTTCATGCCGTCGACCCTGATCGACAGCCAGTTTGCCACCCTCCAGTCCCCTGTCGGCGAGCCCCTGACCCTGGCTCTGGACGCGTCCAGCCACAGCGTCGACGAACTGGCCCAGCAAGCCTACGCCTGGTGGTTGGAACACGGCTTGAAGCTGGCGAGCTGA